In Desulfobotulus pelophilus, a single window of DNA contains:
- a CDS encoding carbon starvation CstA family protein: MNILVLLLAGLVFLGAGYLFYGRMIARIFDENDQNPTPAIAMEDGRDYVPARTGIAFSHHFASIAGAGPIVGPTVAMLFGIIPVWLWLLLGTVFFGAVHDYTCLFASVREKGRSMAEVSRSTLGKAGFFLFIAFTTVMILLVTSAFLGLSATALTSLVPVAEMKISGSGFLQTIVGADGIERAKIGGIASTSVIILTLFAPLIGWMLYRRNIRSAIVTPVAVTIVTLSVIFGIFFPVSVGMHTWMIILTVYVVIACGAPVWTLLQPRDFMNSFILFAGILLLLAGIVVAGLKGAVTQAPAFNVAQGNLKLGMIWPFLFITVACGAISGFHSLVAGGTVSKQIRLESDARKIGYGGMVLEGVFAMAVLLTLAAGLSFDTYLQIVWPESGASNPILAFALSMGSLLHMAFGFPVAFGTIFGILMVEGFVVTTLDTAVRLNRYLFEELWSVLFKKVPAILRSYIFNAALSAGLMLWLSWTNAFTLIWPIFGAANQLLAALGLIAVSVWLARRKKPTLFTLIPAILMLVTTVWALWVMLFDKYIPAGKMPLIVTDILLMVLALAVMVVALKEMRRILRSSHS; encoded by the coding sequence GTGAATATTCTTGTGCTTCTTTTGGCTGGTCTGGTATTTCTGGGTGCAGGCTATCTGTTTTACGGCAGGATGATTGCCCGTATTTTTGATGAGAATGACCAGAATCCCACTCCGGCAATCGCCATGGAGGACGGACGGGATTATGTTCCGGCCCGGACAGGAATTGCATTTTCTCACCATTTTGCTTCCATTGCCGGTGCCGGACCCATTGTCGGTCCCACGGTGGCCATGCTGTTTGGTATCATCCCTGTCTGGCTCTGGCTTCTTCTGGGAACGGTTTTCTTTGGAGCCGTCCACGATTATACCTGTCTCTTTGCCAGTGTCCGGGAAAAAGGCCGTTCCATGGCCGAAGTCTCCCGCTCGACTTTGGGAAAGGCCGGTTTTTTTCTTTTCATTGCCTTTACAACGGTGATGATCCTTCTCGTCACATCCGCCTTTCTGGGCCTCAGCGCAACGGCCCTGACCTCTCTGGTTCCTGTTGCTGAGATGAAGATAAGCGGCTCCGGTTTTCTTCAGACCATCGTGGGTGCCGATGGCATTGAGAGGGCTAAAATCGGTGGCATTGCATCCACATCCGTGATTATTCTGACGCTGTTTGCCCCCCTGATCGGCTGGATGCTGTATCGCAGAAATATTCGTTCTGCCATTGTCACGCCTGTTGCGGTTACCATCGTGACCCTGTCCGTAATTTTTGGCATCTTCTTTCCCGTATCCGTTGGCATGCATACCTGGATGATTATTCTCACGGTGTATGTGGTGATAGCCTGCGGTGCTCCGGTCTGGACCCTCCTGCAGCCCCGTGATTTCATGAATTCATTTATTCTCTTTGCTGGTATTCTTTTGTTGCTGGCTGGTATTGTTGTGGCTGGTCTGAAAGGAGCCGTTACTCAGGCTCCGGCCTTTAATGTGGCTCAGGGCAACCTGAAACTCGGGATGATCTGGCCCTTTCTCTTCATTACCGTCGCCTGTGGTGCCATCTCTGGCTTTCATTCCCTGGTGGCCGGTGGGACAGTCTCCAAGCAGATCCGTCTTGAATCGGATGCCCGAAAGATCGGGTACGGCGGAATGGTTTTAGAGGGCGTTTTTGCAATGGCCGTCCTGTTAACCCTTGCTGCCGGTCTTTCCTTTGACACCTACCTGCAGATTGTCTGGCCGGAATCGGGAGCGTCCAACCCCATACTTGCCTTTGCCCTGAGCATGGGATCCCTTCTCCATATGGCCTTTGGATTCCCCGTGGCTTTTGGAACTATTTTCGGGATTCTCATGGTCGAAGGTTTTGTGGTGACCACGCTGGATACCGCCGTTCGGCTCAACCGCTATCTCTTTGAAGAACTATGGTCGGTTTTGTTCAAAAAAGTTCCGGCCATTCTTCGCTCTTATATTTTCAATGCAGCGCTATCGGCTGGCCTGATGCTCTGGCTGAGCTGGACCAATGCCTTTACACTGATCTGGCCCATATTTGGAGCCGCAAATCAGCTTCTGGCAGCCCTTGGACTGATTGCTGTATCGGTCTGGCTTGCCAGGCGGAAAAAGCCGACACTCTTTACCCTTATTCCTGCCATCCTGATGCTGGTCACTACGGTATGGGCTTTGTGGGTGATGCTGTTTGACAAATACATTCCAGCTGGAAAAATGCCCCTCATTGTAACCGATATCCTGCTGATGGTGCTTGCGCTGGCTGTCATGGTTGTTGCGCTGAAGGAGATGAGAAGAATACTCCGTTCTTCCCATTCGTGA
- a CDS encoding AbrB family transcriptional regulator, with product MATLILVSAFLTVVWQGVSLPAATLLGPMLAGMVFAFCGVKLTVPRWAFTGAQSVVGCMVALTMSPAILSTLFQSWPAILFAIALVILFGALVGHGLMRFGSLPGNTAAWGTSPGGAVAMVAMAESFGADIRMVAFMQYLRIFVVVLTASGVSSLLLGGPAADLPVRTWSPGFDAPLIPLIQTLALVAVGVLVGRMGRIPAGALLMPMIFGAVLNCLGFIHITLPPWLLWAAYASLGWYIGLRFTPETLRHTLRVLPQLLLAVVALMVLCCMAAWMLTVWAGVDPLTAYLATSPGGLDSVAIIAADSGCDLAFVLSLQSLRLFAVVLTGPLVARLICRINGRSSCGMA from the coding sequence TTGGCCACCCTTATCCTCGTATCCGCTTTTTTGACTGTGGTATGGCAAGGGGTCTCACTCCCGGCTGCCACCCTGCTCGGGCCCATGCTGGCCGGTATGGTCTTTGCCTTCTGCGGTGTGAAACTTACTGTACCCCGCTGGGCCTTTACCGGGGCGCAGTCCGTGGTGGGCTGCATGGTTGCCCTTACCATGAGTCCGGCCATCCTGAGTACACTGTTCCAAAGCTGGCCTGCCATTCTTTTTGCCATAGCCCTGGTCATTCTTTTCGGAGCGCTGGTGGGGCATGGGCTGATGCGCTTTGGGTCACTGCCGGGAAACACAGCGGCATGGGGAACCTCGCCGGGAGGGGCCGTTGCCATGGTGGCCATGGCCGAATCCTTTGGCGCGGATATCCGCATGGTGGCTTTTATGCAGTATCTGCGGATATTTGTGGTGGTTCTTACCGCATCGGGCGTATCCAGCCTGCTGTTGGGAGGGCCTGCTGCGGATCTTCCCGTTCGCACATGGTCGCCCGGTTTTGATGCGCCCCTCATTCCCCTGATACAGACCCTCGCTCTGGTGGCTGTGGGTGTTCTTGTAGGCCGTATGGGCCGCATTCCCGCAGGAGCTCTTCTTATGCCCATGATCTTTGGGGCTGTACTCAATTGCCTTGGCTTTATACATATTACCCTGCCACCATGGCTGCTCTGGGCTGCCTATGCAAGTCTTGGCTGGTACATCGGCCTGAGGTTCACGCCGGAAACCCTGCGGCACACCCTGCGGGTTTTACCTCAGTTGCTTCTGGCTGTTGTTGCCTTGATGGTACTTTGCTGTATGGCTGCCTGGATGCTGACCGTCTGGGCGGGTGTCGATCCGCTGACGGCTTATCTCGCCACCAGTCCCGGCGGTCTGGATTCCGTGGCCATCATCGCCGCAGACAGCGGCTGTGATCTTGCTTTTGTGCTTTCTCTCCAGAGCCTTCGGCTTTTTGCCGTTGTTCTGACGGGGCCTCTGGTGGCCCGGCTGATCTGCCGCATTAACGGACGCAGTTCCTGCGGTATGGCCTGA
- a CDS encoding glycerophosphodiester phosphodiesterase family protein has translation MKGLSQVVSFFITAAVLMTGCVGSREAAGIKTFQNTVKAGRGELLSSNAGVPHKAVIAHRGASYYAPESTEQAYILARQMGAEYLEIDLQRTKDGVLIASHCNDLSEKSNISRVFPYRAKNRMSDFTLEELKSLDAGSWFNGKFPDRARSSFVNARISTLEEVINIAEGKLANGQPDPNDNGNRPGLYIETKVSTFFPGIEKDLYELLKKRGWLATSEKKAPAGFDPAKNVGVQFTRGRTILQTFEPESLPLLNKYMPETPTCFLLWLYTKQEAMDWGSEKVDQFASDANLAKTYGPLRKDEPLNQAEGETYAQFSAKWEILSKENYRMWLQWAKDNGASAVGPGTRLAGYNDPEKGDQSYMDLIDPWFNGVAHDMGMLVHAYTLDETVDMVRANANGVDGMFTNRPDVLLRFYGKTIHAGLEEIFHTYGW, from the coding sequence ATGAAGGGATTGTCACAGGTCGTGTCCTTTTTTATCACCGCAGCGGTTTTGATGACGGGCTGCGTGGGAAGCAGGGAAGCCGCTGGCATAAAGACATTTCAGAATACGGTAAAGGCAGGCAGGGGAGAGCTTCTCAGCAGCAATGCCGGTGTGCCGCACAAGGCCGTCATCGCCCACAGAGGCGCTTCGTATTACGCTCCGGAATCTACGGAACAGGCCTATATTCTTGCACGGCAGATGGGGGCCGAATATCTTGAGATTGATCTCCAGAGAACGAAAGATGGCGTTCTGATTGCTTCCCATTGCAATGATCTTTCTGAGAAATCTAATATTTCTAGGGTCTTTCCCTATAGAGCCAAAAACCGGATGAGCGATTTTACCCTTGAAGAACTGAAGAGTCTGGACGCAGGATCATGGTTCAATGGCAAGTTTCCTGACAGAGCCAGAAGCTCCTTTGTGAACGCAAGAATTTCCACCCTGGAGGAAGTCATTAACATAGCGGAGGGAAAGCTTGCCAATGGTCAGCCGGACCCCAATGATAATGGTAACAGGCCCGGACTTTACATCGAAACAAAGGTTTCCACCTTTTTTCCCGGCATAGAAAAGGATCTTTATGAGCTTCTTAAAAAAAGGGGCTGGCTGGCCACTTCCGAAAAAAAAGCTCCCGCCGGATTTGACCCTGCCAAAAATGTTGGCGTCCAGTTCACCAGAGGCAGAACCATCCTCCAGACCTTTGAGCCGGAAAGTCTGCCGCTGCTCAACAAATACATGCCGGAAACTCCTACGTGCTTTCTGCTCTGGCTGTACACAAAACAGGAAGCCATGGACTGGGGAAGTGAGAAGGTGGATCAGTTTGCGTCTGATGCTAACCTTGCCAAAACCTATGGTCCTTTAAGAAAGGATGAACCCCTGAATCAGGCAGAAGGGGAAACCTATGCGCAGTTCAGTGCAAAATGGGAAATCCTTTCCAAAGAAAATTACAGGATGTGGCTGCAATGGGCAAAGGATAACGGTGCTTCAGCGGTAGGTCCCGGAACCCGGCTGGCCGGATACAATGATCCGGAAAAGGGAGATCAGAGCTACATGGACCTTATCGATCCATGGTTTAATGGGGTGGCCCATGACATGGGTATGCTGGTCCATGCCTATACCCTTGATGAAACAGTGGATATGGTCAGAGCAAATGCAAACGGAGTGGATGGCATGTTTACCAACAGGCCCGATGTGCTTCTCCGGTTCTATGGAAAAACCATCCATGCAGGGCTGGAAGAGATCTTCCATACCTATGGCTGGTAA
- a CDS encoding Na/Pi symporter translates to MKPVGYLVGGTSLFFAGLHLLSSGLCRMTGRRFLLHFVKWVGTYTKAGMVGFVTGFLSQSMSALSFIVSSLVGAGMLPVKRDMMVIFWANAGIGIMILLAVLDIKVLVLFVLGAAGICFAFKKPRHMENIGQTLFGGAMLLYGLIMLRTGAEPLAAMPWFEAFLFSGDSHPISSHFS, encoded by the coding sequence ATGAAACCTGTCGGATATCTCGTTGGCGGCACAAGTCTTTTTTTTGCTGGCTTACATTTGCTCAGCTCTGGATTGTGCAGGATGACCGGACGGCGGTTCCTCTTGCATTTTGTCAAGTGGGTTGGCACCTATACCAAGGCAGGAATGGTGGGGTTTGTCACAGGCTTTTTGTCCCAGTCCATGTCCGCCCTGTCCTTCATTGTGAGCAGCCTTGTGGGCGCAGGGATGCTTCCTGTAAAACGGGACATGATGGTAATCTTTTGGGCCAACGCCGGTATTGGAATTATGATTCTTCTGGCCGTGCTGGACATCAAGGTCCTTGTTCTTTTCGTTCTGGGAGCTGCCGGAATCTGTTTCGCCTTTAAAAAACCACGGCATATGGAAAATATAGGCCAGACGCTGTTTGGCGGTGCCATGCTGCTTTACGGTCTGATCATGCTCCGCACCGGGGCAGAGCCCCTGGCCGCCATGCCCTGGTTTGAGGCTTTTCTTTTCTCCGGGGACAGTCATCCTATCTCATCTCATTTCTCATAG
- a CDS encoding DUF1566 domain-containing protein, with the protein MKEKQVHSKGRFRKKLVIFLGMMVLWGVTGAVQAAQQPFDPSRFQEVAGSNGGIVRDTSTGLEWQRCAYGQTWTGSGCSGTAWEGTWDDAVRVTASGGFRVPNIDELKTLAPYDQNVFPGPYKFWSSTPNGSLRTYALGIHFRYGAVGNSHKSDNFRVRLVRAGQ; encoded by the coding sequence ATGAAAGAAAAACAGGTTCATAGTAAGGGGCGTTTCAGAAAAAAACTGGTAATTTTTTTGGGGATGATGGTGCTTTGGGGTGTTACAGGAGCTGTACAGGCAGCGCAGCAGCCGTTCGATCCTTCCCGGTTTCAAGAGGTCGCTGGAAGCAACGGTGGCATAGTCAGGGATACGAGTACGGGCCTGGAATGGCAGCGCTGTGCTTATGGTCAGACTTGGACAGGTTCAGGCTGTAGCGGAACAGCCTGGGAAGGAACCTGGGATGATGCAGTAAGAGTGACAGCTTCGGGTGGATTTCGGGTTCCGAACATTGATGAGTTGAAGACTCTGGCACCTTATGATCAGAATGTTTTTCCTGGTCCATATAAGTTTTGGTCTTCCACGCCTAATGGCAGCCTCAGAACCTATGCGTTGGGCATCCATTTCAGATACGGAGCTGTTGGCAACAGCCACAAGAGCGACAACTTCCGTGTACGTCTTGTTCGCGCCGGACAGTGA
- a CDS encoding B12-binding domain-containing radical SAM protein yields the protein MRIILIAPPYPLQQAPSPPLGLCYVAAACLAQKAEVKILDFIVSPWSPEILRKEFEDFPPDVIGITAVTMTAPEALEIIRVARKIRPHTLCFMGGPHATFDAENLLNDTPELDLIVLGEGEATLAELVPRLQDPECWQDIAGLALRGKDGVVFTPERPLIQDLDTLPLPSRHLLPISRYQALGFPVSIITSRGCPNGCIFCLGRRMVGAKVRHRSADLVVNEIEGLLAMGFSYINIADDLFTANARRVEVFCEEIRKRGLIFSWSVFSRVNTINAHLLRLMKEAGCVSVSFGIESGCPDMLKRVKKGITLDQAREAVAACRETGMRAHASFMVGLPGETEESLRRTQEFQDELGIESGYHFLCPFPGTTVRENIKEYDMEILTSDWRLYDADSPVVRTEGVSPERMTAFVEDCYAPLHAEWKVIQERVAAGEGTEEEKLRVLGNRRMELIFAILSKDLLEEAGISSEEDPLAFLSRTISRLTGEEEGFCTFIMEDLVRKHLIVLAENRWIWADIPAVRGMQEDSGLKRSA from the coding sequence ATGCGCATCATACTGATTGCTCCCCCCTATCCCCTGCAGCAGGCCCCGTCTCCCCCTCTGGGGCTTTGCTACGTGGCCGCTGCCTGTCTTGCTCAAAAAGCGGAGGTGAAAATTCTTGATTTTATCGTGTCTCCCTGGAGTCCTGAAATTTTACGCAAAGAGTTTGAAGATTTTCCGCCGGATGTCATCGGCATCACCGCCGTTACCATGACGGCCCCTGAAGCCCTTGAAATTATTCGTGTTGCCAGAAAAATCCGGCCCCATACCCTCTGTTTTATGGGGGGTCCCCACGCCACCTTTGATGCAGAAAATCTCCTGAACGATACACCGGAGCTGGATCTCATCGTTCTTGGTGAAGGTGAGGCCACCCTGGCGGAACTGGTACCCCGACTGCAAGATCCGGAATGCTGGCAGGACATTGCCGGTCTTGCCTTACGGGGAAAGGACGGTGTGGTTTTTACGCCCGAACGCCCCCTGATCCAAGATCTTGATACCCTGCCTCTGCCCTCCCGGCATCTTCTTCCCATTTCCCGCTATCAGGCTTTGGGTTTTCCCGTGAGCATCATCACCAGCAGGGGTTGTCCCAATGGTTGTATTTTCTGCCTTGGCCGCAGGATGGTGGGCGCAAAGGTACGGCATCGCAGCGCAGATCTTGTGGTAAATGAAATTGAGGGGCTTCTTGCCATGGGATTTTCCTATATTAATATTGCAGACGACCTTTTTACTGCCAATGCCCGGCGGGTGGAGGTGTTTTGTGAGGAGATCCGGAAACGGGGGCTTATCTTTTCCTGGAGTGTTTTTTCACGGGTCAATACCATCAACGCCCATCTTCTTCGTCTCATGAAAGAAGCAGGCTGTGTGTCCGTCAGCTTTGGTATTGAGTCTGGCTGTCCGGATATGTTGAAACGGGTTAAAAAGGGCATCACTCTGGATCAGGCCCGTGAGGCCGTGGCTGCCTGCCGGGAAACCGGGATGCGCGCCCACGCTTCCTTTATGGTGGGGCTTCCCGGAGAAACGGAGGAAAGCCTTAGGCGTACCCAAGAATTTCAGGATGAACTTGGCATTGAATCCGGATATCACTTCCTTTGCCCTTTTCCCGGCACTACGGTTCGGGAAAATATTAAAGAATATGACATGGAAATTCTTACCAGCGACTGGCGTCTCTATGATGCGGACAGCCCTGTGGTACGCACAGAGGGGGTTTCTCCGGAACGCATGACGGCCTTTGTGGAAGACTGTTACGCCCCGCTTCATGCGGAATGGAAGGTGATTCAGGAAAGGGTTGCCGCGGGCGAAGGAACGGAAGAGGAAAAGCTCCGGGTGCTGGGCAACCGTCGCATGGAACTGATCTTTGCCATTCTGTCGAAAGACCTGCTGGAAGAGGCCGGTATTTCTTCGGAAGAAGATCCCCTTGCATTTTTAAGCAGGACCATCAGTCGTTTGACCGGGGAAGAAGAAGGCTTCTGCACCTTCATCATGGAAGACCTTGTTCGTAAACATCTTATTGTACTGGCAGAAAACAGATGGATCTGGGCGGATATACCCGCTGTACGAGGGATGCAGGAGGATTCTGGCCTGAAGCGCAGCGCGTAA
- a CDS encoding NupC/NupG family nucleoside CNT transporter, with product MFLSILQSGFGLLAFMFIAWLLSENRKAVSPRLILSGLGLQFLLALILLKVPAFADFFLFLNKAVEALEAGTRAGTTFVFGYLGGGPLPFEEPWSGAAYIFAFRALPVIVVTGALSTLLYHWKIIPVLVRGFSALLQRVMGIGGALGVGCAANIFAGMVESPLFVRPYVKSMTRSELFTLMTCGMATIAGTVLVLYAGIIGQMVPGALGHILAASLISAPASILIAGIMIPESSPPTLGEISPPVESRSSMDAVVKGTTFGLQMYIQIVALLVVLVALVSMVNQALGLLPDMAGETLTLQSILGQIMRPLVWLAGIPWHESHVAGSLMGTKVILNELLAYLDMAALPEGSLSPRSSLIMTYALCGFANIGSLGILVGGLSSIAPERLDEIVTLAPRSILAGVLTTLMTGAMVSIFY from the coding sequence ATGTTTCTTTCCATTCTGCAAAGTGGTTTTGGCTTGCTGGCCTTTATGTTCATCGCCTGGCTTCTTTCCGAAAACCGAAAGGCCGTGAGCCCTCGACTGATCCTTTCCGGGCTTGGCCTGCAGTTTCTTCTGGCCCTGATTCTTCTGAAAGTTCCAGCTTTTGCAGATTTTTTCCTTTTTCTGAACAAGGCTGTGGAAGCCCTGGAAGCAGGAACAAGGGCGGGCACCACCTTTGTTTTCGGGTATCTGGGCGGTGGTCCCCTTCCCTTTGAAGAGCCATGGTCCGGTGCGGCTTACATCTTTGCCTTCCGGGCACTTCCCGTCATCGTCGTTACCGGTGCCCTCAGCACCCTTCTCTATCACTGGAAAATCATTCCTGTGCTGGTCCGGGGATTCTCCGCACTCCTCCAGCGGGTTATGGGCATTGGCGGTGCCTTGGGCGTGGGCTGTGCCGCCAACATTTTTGCCGGTATGGTGGAATCTCCTCTTTTTGTCAGACCCTATGTGAAATCCATGACACGCAGCGAACTCTTCACCCTCATGACCTGCGGCATGGCCACCATCGCAGGAACGGTTCTGGTGCTGTACGCAGGCATTATCGGCCAGATGGTTCCCGGTGCTCTGGGTCATATTCTGGCAGCATCCCTGATCAGCGCACCCGCATCCATTCTCATTGCAGGCATCATGATCCCGGAATCTTCACCGCCCACCCTTGGTGAAATCAGCCCTCCCGTTGAAAGCAGAAGCTCCATGGATGCCGTGGTCAAGGGCACCACCTTCGGCCTTCAGATGTATATACAGATCGTCGCCCTTCTGGTGGTGCTGGTCGCTCTGGTCAGCATGGTCAATCAGGCCCTGGGACTTCTGCCTGACATGGCAGGCGAAACCCTCACCCTCCAGAGTATTCTCGGGCAGATCATGCGGCCTCTGGTCTGGCTTGCTGGCATTCCATGGCATGAATCCCATGTGGCGGGCAGCCTCATGGGCACAAAGGTCATCCTCAACGAACTGCTGGCCTACCTCGACATGGCGGCCCTTCCTGAAGGCAGCCTTTCTCCCCGGAGCAGCCTCATCATGACCTATGCCCTCTGCGGTTTTGCCAACATCGGAAGCCTTGGAATTCTCGTCGGCGGGCTTTCCAGCATCGCACCGGAGAGGCTGGATGAAATTGTCACACTGGCCCCCCGATCCATTCTGGCAGGCGTACTGACCACACTGATGACAGGTGCCATGGTCAGCATATTCTACTGA
- a CDS encoding GOLPH3/VPS74 family protein: MLTFAEEILLLALDDQMEAFMPLPPQVLKLALSGAFLLELAISGHIDTDLETLRVIRTTPTGNPLLDEALVLLQKSQGLHSTGYWLKELVWNMPQKKERVLQALVEKGVLKVENHKILWVFTIRRYPMMDGKEVQEVRSRLRDLITGDAIPDPRDAVLVGLVHACHLFENLFTREERQLYAPRIENLARLELIGREVNRAITNASIAFAESMSASISGMV; this comes from the coding sequence ATGCTGACCTTTGCCGAAGAAATCCTCCTTTTAGCTCTGGATGACCAGATGGAGGCCTTCATGCCCCTGCCTCCCCAGGTCCTGAAACTGGCCCTCTCCGGTGCCTTTCTTCTGGAACTGGCCATCTCCGGACATATTGATACGGATCTTGAAACCCTCAGGGTCATCCGCACCACACCCACTGGCAATCCGCTTCTGGATGAAGCACTGGTTCTTCTTCAGAAATCACAGGGTCTTCATTCCACAGGCTACTGGCTGAAAGAACTTGTCTGGAACATGCCACAGAAAAAGGAAAGGGTGCTGCAGGCCCTTGTGGAAAAGGGTGTCCTCAAGGTGGAAAACCATAAAATTCTGTGGGTTTTCACCATACGCCGGTATCCCATGATGGATGGCAAGGAGGTGCAGGAAGTGCGTTCACGGCTGCGGGATCTCATTACTGGTGATGCCATTCCCGATCCGAGGGACGCCGTTCTTGTGGGCCTTGTACATGCCTGCCATCTTTTTGAAAATCTTTTCACCAGAGAAGAGCGGCAACTCTATGCACCACGTATCGAGAATCTCGCCAGACTGGAACTCATCGGCAGGGAGGTGAATCGGGCCATTACAAATGCCTCCATCGCCTTTGCAGAATCCATGTCCGCATCCATTTCAGGAATGGTCTGA
- the lnt gene encoding apolipoprotein N-acyltransferase has translation MTDFSGFAIKYLHHPYALRLSLALLLASGLAGLSLPSGPLIWLPLAALVPFFMALRGCQPARGYALGWAGGSLFWLISTFWIYSGCRELMGWSVPASLTATLLFVLYQGLPYGLAGLVCGIANRYGKTAGPFFTAGIFTLFIAIWPGLCPGSPAISLYTWTRIIQIADIGGMHFVLFFMFLSNVFLAEILSPSPFKEKIRYCTIFILLLCLVLGYGSLRLNQLKTLATSHTESRISVRTIQPNIPFRTDPLNQNPLKSNHRIMGQLTEESSQHLAPPDLILWPEGPGTPACDNLDMKVLARLEKISGSPILFTCTEYIYRLKKQESLINPDGSERLPVIPMRELKAMYNSMALLKNGQIKEFYRKTRLVPFGEATPFGEHLPILRKFIGKPYEFNRGPGPALLSLQDDLQVQPLICFESGFPDISRSGAALGADAFVTVANDGWFVHEKAAELHLGLALFRAVEQRRPMIRATNTGMGAHIAATGEIIEGTKTPMDQTTFRQASLHVPDVQTPYQLMGNIWLWVLTLILIMTRYSSLNKKTGFV, from the coding sequence ATGACTGATTTTTCCGGTTTCGCCATAAAGTATCTTCATCATCCATATGCTCTCCGCCTTTCTCTTGCCCTTCTGCTGGCAAGCGGACTGGCAGGCTTAAGCCTTCCTTCCGGTCCTCTGATCTGGCTGCCCCTTGCAGCCCTTGTTCCCTTTTTTATGGCCCTTCGGGGATGTCAGCCTGCAAGAGGGTATGCTCTGGGATGGGCAGGCGGCAGCCTCTTCTGGCTGATTTCCACCTTCTGGATATATAGCGGTTGCCGTGAACTCATGGGCTGGTCTGTACCAGCCTCACTCACTGCCACCCTGCTCTTTGTTTTATATCAGGGCCTTCCCTACGGACTTGCGGGCCTTGTCTGCGGCATTGCCAACAGATATGGAAAAACAGCAGGCCCTTTTTTCACCGCAGGTATTTTCACCCTTTTCATTGCCATCTGGCCCGGACTCTGCCCCGGCAGTCCTGCCATAAGCCTTTATACATGGACCAGAATCATACAGATAGCAGACATCGGGGGAATGCATTTCGTACTCTTTTTCATGTTCCTCTCCAATGTCTTTCTGGCAGAAATCCTGAGTCCTTCCCCATTCAAAGAAAAAATACGATATTGCACGATTTTTATTCTTCTGCTTTGCCTTGTGCTGGGCTACGGCAGCCTTCGCCTTAATCAGCTAAAAACTTTGGCAACCTCCCATACTGAATCCCGCATAAGTGTCCGCACCATACAGCCCAATATCCCATTCAGGACAGACCCTTTAAACCAAAACCCGCTGAAAAGTAACCACCGGATCATGGGGCAGCTCACCGAAGAATCCTCTCAGCATCTGGCACCGCCGGATCTTATTCTCTGGCCGGAAGGCCCCGGTACTCCTGCCTGCGATAACCTGGATATGAAAGTCCTTGCCCGGTTAGAAAAAATCAGCGGCAGCCCCATTCTTTTTACCTGCACAGAATATATTTATCGTTTGAAAAAGCAGGAATCCCTAATAAACCCTGACGGATCGGAAAGGCTTCCGGTCATTCCCATGCGGGAACTCAAGGCCATGTATAACAGCATGGCCCTGCTGAAAAACGGACAGATCAAAGAATTTTATCGTAAAACAAGACTGGTTCCCTTTGGAGAAGCCACACCCTTTGGAGAACATTTGCCTATTTTAAGAAAGTTTATTGGAAAACCCTATGAATTCAATCGTGGACCCGGCCCGGCTCTCCTCTCTTTGCAAGATGATCTGCAAGTACAGCCCCTCATCTGCTTTGAAAGCGGTTTTCCGGACATCAGCCGCTCTGGGGCTGCTCTGGGGGCGGATGCCTTTGTCACGGTTGCCAATGACGGCTGGTTTGTGCATGAAAAAGCAGCAGAACTCCACCTTGGCCTGGCACTGTTCCGGGCTGTGGAGCAGCGCCGTCCCATGATCCGTGCCACCAACACGGGTATGGGCGCCCACATTGCTGCCACAGGCGAAATTATAGAAGGCACAAAAACTCCCATGGATCAGACTACTTTCCGTCAGGCCAGTCTCCATGTTCCAGATGTGCAGACACCTTATCAGCTCATGGGAAATATCTGGCTTTGGGTTTTAACACTCATTCTTATAATGACCCGATATTCATCCCTGAATAAAAAGACAGGATTCGTGTAA